GGGCACGAGGACGCCAGCTCTCTCCTGATGCGGTCCCCTCAGGACCGGCTCTCTCCTCCTGCCATCTTATTCTGCCGTGAATTCTTTGGACAATGCCTGATTCGCTGCCCTTTCCCCTTTGCTCCTTATTCCCCACTTGGTGGAGTGAGCCTTGCAGAGGTTGCTTTGCCCACCCCATGGGCGGCCTCTGGCTGCTGAGGACTCGGCCTCTACTTACTCCTCTCCTCACATCTTCCCCAGCAGAGCCAGGGACCCCATGGACCTGCACCAGGCGCTTCACCCTGTGCTGTGCGCTGGACTGTGCAGGTGATGTCTCGCGGACCCCAGGAGGCACAACCTGGGGGCTGGGTGGAAATGACCTAGGATGGCCTCGGTCCATTGTGCCCAGCAGGCCCCAGCAGCTCACAAAGCAAGCTGCTGGTGGTACTGCAGCAGACCGACCCAGGTCTCATCCCACTGCAGCCAGCCCTGGCATTTGTGCAGATCCAGCTCCTCAGACCTGACTGATCCAGGCGTGGGTTGTGTAAGTATCACCTGGGGCTGGCTCTCCCAGAGTAGCCTGTTTGCCCTGTGTTGGTGTTTTATGAACAGCCCTCCTCTGGATGGGAAATTAGATAGTCACTGGGCTGAGAACCTCTTAtcatcaggctcactgcttcCCAACATCACAGGGCCATCCTAGAGAGGCTCAGCAAGAAGGGCACTCTCATACAGTATCAGGAAACCCCAGAAGGTTTCCAAAGTGCCCATGGGTCATTGTTCATTTCACTGGGTTCTGGAGCAGATCAGTTTGGCCCAGGTCTCCCAAGGGCCTGCTCTTAGAACTCTCTTGGCATTCACCAGATGGCTTCCTGTGTTATGAGAGCACACATCCAACCCCAGACTAGTACCTCCTTCTTGACTTCTCCCACCCTCCAGACCATTCTTGTCTGTCATCTGTTCTGGCACACAAGCTCCTCAGCGGTGGGATGTGTCTGCCTGGTTCCCGGCCATAAGACCTGCACTGGTTGCGCACTGACATGCTGGACTGCCTAGGTGGAAAGGGCAAACTCCTTGACACACACAACCCACAAAGCTGAATTATGAAGAAACAGGACATCTCAGAGACTTGCAGCTATTACCATGACTGAATCGATAATCAAAAGACTCCCAATAAAGAAAAGCTTCGCTGGTGAATTCTACCATGGatttagagaaaaatgaataccAATCTTTAAACTCTTCCCCATTGTTGAGGAGGAGGGAGCAGTGTTGAagccagcattgccctgataCCAGAGCCAGACAAAGACTCTAAAAGAAAAGTGAACTGTGGAAACAAGAACCCTCAAGACCCCGATGTGACTTTCTCAGCAAAATACTGGGAAACTGCATGCACCTGTGAGTTAGAAAGATGGTACACCACGACTGAGTGGGATTAgttcctggaatgcaaggataGTTCTGTCTCAAGATCAAGCCTTGTGAGATGCCGCCCTAACAGAATGAAAACCCACAGACtcatctcaactgatgcagagaAAGCACCTCACAAAATTTAACacactttcatgataaaaataacaaGGAATAGAAAGACACTTTCTCAGCGTAGTAAGGCCACATATAAAAAGTCCAaagcaaacatcatactcaatagtgaaaaagTTCAAAACAAGATCAGAAACGAGAAAAATTCCACTTTTACCACTTCTACTCAACACGgtattggaagttctagccagagaaaTTGGGCATGCATAAAAAACACAGCATCTAAATTAGACAGAAAGAAGTAAAGTTATCTGTTCACCAATGGCATGCTTTTATGTACAATCACAAGACTTAAAAACTCTAAAGATTCCACAAAATACTgttaaaagtaataaattcagcaaagttgcagaatactaaatcaacacacagaaataagTTTTGTTTCAGTACACTAGGAAAAAACAATCCCAAAAGGAAATCAGCAACATGATTCcacttaaaataacattaaaaaaaaaaaattcttggggcgcctgggtggttcagtgggttaagccactgccttcggctcaggtcatgatttcagagtcctgggatcaagtcccgcatcgggctctctgctcggcagggagcctgcttccctctctctctctctctctctgcctgcctctctgtctactgtgatctctctctatcaaataaataaataaaatctttaaaaaaaaattcttaggaatTCACTTCAGCGAGGGGACACAAGACTCGTGAGCTGAAAACTGAAACATTGCTGAAGGCaacaagacacaaagaagtggaaacacCTCCCGTGTTCGTGGATCAGAATATTAACATTGCTAAGATGGCAATAGTACCCGAAATGACCTACACATTCAATGCGATCCTGTCGAAATGATCTTAGGCCTTTTTGCAGAAATGGAGAAGCCAATTACCAAATTCATATATAGTTGTAAGGGGCCTAGAAGAACTGAGATGATCCTGAAAAAAAGCAGAGTTGGAAGCCTCACACTTTCTGATTCTgaaatttactacaaagctatagaaaTCAACTCAGTGTGGCATAAATCTAGACATACTgaccaataaagaaataaaaagcccagaaataaactcttgcCCACTTGGTCAAATGGTTTCGACAAGGGTGCCATGACCATTTAATGGGGGAAAGAATTGTGCTTTCAACACGTGGCACTGGGAAAACTGCATGTCCACATGCGAAAGCAGGACCCTGAGCCTTACTAacaccaaatacaaaaattaactcaaaatggatcaaaagcCCAAACCTAAAACACAGGGTGAAATCTTCATGACACTAGATTTGGTAACGACTTCTTGGATATGACGTCAAAatgcacaggcaacaaaagaagaaaaaaagagttgaactggatttcctcaaaattaaaaatgtttgtgcGGCAAAGGACACAACTGATCAACAGAGTGCAAAGACAACTGCTAGAACGCAAGGAAACATTTACAAATCGTCTCTTTGATTAGGggttaatattcagaatatataaagaccaCCTAcaagtcaacaacaacaaaaaaaacccagccaaaataaaaaatgagggaaGTCCTCAAATGGACATtgctccaaagaaaacatacagatggcccaacatttaaaatgtaaatcaaacccATAATGATCAGGGAGTGGCACTGAAAACAAGTTTTTGCCATCAAAAGCTAGCATTATattgaatcaaaataaaaatctttacttcaaaatttaaaaaacaacaaaactcacAGTGAGCCCCACCTTAGGACAGCTACAATGAACACGCACATACACAACCAGAAAACAAGGTTGGTGAGGATATGGCGAAACTAGAACCCTTGTGCacgttggtgggaaagcaaaccaacgtgcagccaccctggaaaacagtgtggagggttCTCAAAATGTTAGAAATACAGCTACCCCATGGTTCACCGATCCCAGTTCTGCGTATACACACAGAAGTAAAAGTAGGGACACGAacagatatttgcacacccacattcatagcagcattactcacaacagCCGAAAGATGGGAACAACTCAAGAGTCCTCCGGCAATGAATGGACAAATCAGACGTGGGTTATACACGGAATGGAACAGTACTGAGTCTTTCAAAGCAAGGAATCCTGACACCTGTTACAGCACAGCTGAACCTGGAGGACACCGTGCCAGgtgaagtaagccagtcacagagGGTCCAACTCCGCAGTTCACCGACATGCAGGTCCCTAGAACAGTCCAGCTCGTGAagacaggaagtagaatggtGGGCACcaggagcggggggaggggcgatGGGGGGCTCGTGTCTACTGGGGCCAGGATTGCAGAGGTGCACCATGATGGCTGCACAACACCGTGAACGTACCTAATGCCACAGAGCTGTGCTCTCAGAGTTGGGCAAAATGGTAAAGGTTATCTTGTGTATGTTGCTGCCATTAAAAGAAAAGTCTGTGCTAGCCTTCAGTGTACTTTGTGGAGAGGAAGGGAATTGGCGTGACCGGAAACATGCTGTGTGTCCACTGGGCAGCAAGGAGAACGAAACAAGGCAAATAAAACAGTCCTGCCCTTGAGGCTGGCTGCGGGGTGTGTGCTGCTGGGAGTCCCCCTCTCGGACCTGCCATAGGCCCGGCCACGCGGGCAGGTGGGGAGCTCTTGACGCTTACATGGGCTGCGCCCCCAGGAATGGCGTGGACTTGGTGGGCACTGAGGCCCAGGGCAGACGGCATGGAAGGGGCGGAGTGTGGGTGGCCAGCCAGAAGGGACACCGGCATCTTAAGGCCACCGGCCCCTGCCTCCTGGGTCCAAGAGTCTGGCCCTGTGCACTGCCCCTCTCTGCATGGCCTCTGAGCCCAGGTTGCTTTAAAGGGCCCTTgttccttcccacccacccccacctgctgccTGGTCTCCCCAGGGCACTGAGGGCCATGTGTCGCTATCCCCCTGACAGCAAGAGGAGCTGCGACAgagcacatagcaggtgctcagtgcaCACCTAAGGAaatgaaggagagggaggaggagaagttgGGTTTTCTGGAGGGTGACCACAGGGAGAATTTGGGACCCACAGGATGCTTACTTTAGTCTGTAGTCGGCCCGCAGCCTCGGAGGAGCCTCGGGTAACAGGAAAGCATGTCTGCGGACACTTCCAGGTGCAGTGGACACGTGCAGACGGGGAGGGCAGAGCAGGTGGAATGGCCTCAGGTCCCCGGAAGTCTGAGCTCCcggcctgctcctccctcccgccAGCCGGCCAGCTCCTCGGGAGGGACCAAGCAGCTTCCGCCTCCGTGTTCTGGAGAATGGCACCCATCTGGGTACCTGTCTGTGGAGCAGGGGGCTGCCGGCCGTGCAGGGCTGATGCTGAGTGCTTCCCAGACAGCAtggggcgggggtgtgtgtgtgtgtgcaggggacTGCTGCTGGGGCCTGTGAGGAACTAAGCCAGCTCCTAGTGAGCTAAATGCTGGGGTGCTGTCCTTGTTTGGAGGGCTGCAGCACAGGGCCGGCCTCGCTGGACCacgagggggtggaggtgggcagTGAGCCCCACAGCACTGCTGCGGGGCGGCTGTCACTCAGCAGTGCCAGGCCAGCGCCAGGCCAGCGCCAGGCCAGCGCCACGCCAGCGCCCTGGGCCCCCCTGCAGACCTAGCACCATTCATCTGCACTAACTCACACTAGGGTGTTAATGGTGGATGGTGCTTCCCAGAGCCTTCCGCCCCAGGTCTGGGGAGGAGGACTCCAGAGGGGAGGGTGACAGCTGCAATTCAGGTAGGAAGGCACTGAGCTGCTAcacaggggctgggggctgggggctgggggattATCCCTCCTCCCCATCACCCAATATCTTTTCCACTCTTACTCCTCATGCTGGAGCCTTCCAGCTAAGGCCCCGTCGCTGGCACTGCTGAGCTGTGGTCCAGGGTCATCTGCTGGGGATGGGCGGCTGGCCACGCTGGGCTGCGTTTTGGCTCAAGAGCTGGGAGCACCTCCACGGAGCTGCCTGCAGGCGGGAAAGGTAGCTTTGAGAGGCTGCAGGCCTCAGGTGAGCACCTGCCTGTCAGAGCAGCTGCTGCTAGGCAGCCTGGACCAGGCTTTCTGTCCAGGCTGGAATTCTGGGCTTCGGGTGGCCAGCCTCccccaggaggagggggcagagcacGGGAACacaggcaggctccctactgcaCATCAGAGCCCCTCTGCTCCAGCACCCCCAGAGGAGCATgcaggctgggctgggagggggcaggggacagaggcccccaccccccagacccTGACCACCCGGCTGAGGCTGCAGGGCTCAGAGCAAGGCGGCAGCACCTCCTGCCCACCCCTCTAGCTCCGGCTGGCTGCCCTATAGCCACATTCCTGACATGGACTGGAGGCCTGAGGCTCTGAccagggatgggggcggggctCCAACTCCACATAATCACTCTGTCTTTATGAGCTGACCTGTGCCAGCGCACTCCTGGCTCCCCTGAGTTCTGTCCTCCTCTGGGGGCTGAGAGTCAGGAGAGTCAAGGATCCTGGTCGGGATGGCTGGCTGTACCCAGCCcaaaaaggaggagggaggaaaagcaagagaaaaccCCAGCTgccccctgtccctctgctgggTAAGAAGACAGTTGGAGCCAAGTAGTTGTTTCTTGGCCGTCTGAACGGGAAGGACATCCTGAGGGTCTCATCCCACACCCGGGGGTCTCGGGGGCCTGCCTACCCCTGTGTCCTCAGATCACTTTCTTTCGTGGTGCCCCCCTTCCCATGCATTCCCCCGTTCCCTGGACCACCTTGTGCTGACTCGGTTCTTCATCCATCCTCCCCCACAGGGGGTCTCCCTGGCCCACTTACTCCTGGCAGAGGTCCCGGTGGCCTGCCCTCTCCCCTGCGGGTCCCCCAGCCCACGTTCTCCCCCCAGGGATCCCTCTGCCCACCTGACAGGTCCCGCAGACTACCTCTTCCTCCAGAGGGGTGTCCCAGCCCATCTCCCCCACGGGGgaccccctgccctcctccctggcccACATTCCCCGAGAGGGATCCCCCGGCCCGCCTTCTCCCCCATTGGGGTCCCCTGGCCCTCCCCGACTGGTGCCCCCCGCCCTCCTTCTCCCCCCGGGGGTCCCCCGGCCCGCCTTCTCCCCCGGCAGGTCCCCCGGCCCGCCTTCTCCCCGCGGTCCCCGGCCCGCCTTCCCTCGGCGGGAGCGGCGGCCCAGGCCGGCGGGCGGAGGCGGCGCCACCCGGGGCGCTGACGTAGAGGCCGCTCGGCGGCCGGGGGTCCCTTCGGTGGGGCCGCGgctccccgcccgccgcccccgcgcgTCCATTCCCTTTTGTGTCCCGCGCGCGGCCCGGCCCCGCGCACACTCGCGCCCTGCGCCCCGGGGCCGGCGGGCGGCTCCCGGCGCGGCCCTGCTCCGCGCGCCCCGCTTTGTGTGGACGCGCCGGCCGGGTGCGCGCGGGCTGTCGTGCGCCCCCGGCCCCGTCCCGGCCCCGGCCCGGCGCGGCCCCCCGCCCGGCCCGCCCGGCCCGCCCGGCCCGACCCGGAGCGCAGCGCGGGCcgagggcgggcgggcggcgcgcGAACATGGCGACGGTGCCCGTGTACTGCGTGTGCCGGCTCCCCTACGACGTTACCCGCTTCATGATCGAGTGCGACGCCTGCAAGGACTGGTTCCACGGCAGGTGAGCGCGCGGCccgccggccccggccccggcccccggccGCCCCCCGGCCGCCCGGCGGCTCCCTCCCCCCCGCCAGCCCTGCCCCGGCCCTGGCCCCGGTGCGCGCCCGCCGCAGGCCCCCGCCGCCGCCTGCCGCCCGCCGGCCGCGCGCCCTTTTGTgcccggggcgggggccggggccggggcgggcgcCCCTCGCGCGGCGCACAAAGCGGGCCCGGGGGCCGCGCGGGGAAGTTGGGGCGCCGCGGGCCGGGCGGCTGACAGCGGGGGCCGCGGGGAGGCCGGCTCCAGGCCCAGGCCCGGCCCGCCGCCTCCCCCGCGAAGTTGCAGGAACTTTCCCCGCGCGGGCCCCGGAGAGGCGCGAGCGGCGGCCCGGACGCCGGCGGGCCCGGCCAGGGGGGCGACCGGCGCGCCCACCCTCCGTCGCGGCCCCCGAGCCCCGGGACGCGGTCAGggccgggtggggtggggggaccccGGCCGGTTCCCCCCCcaaccttccctcccctctctctccgccccgCGGGGGTGGGTGACAGAACGGcgtcggtgggggtgggggtgttggggCTCCACCGCCTCCTCCCCGGCCGGCATGGTGCCCCGTTCCCCCCTTCTCTGCTCCAGACAGGGACGCCCCGGGTTTGACTTGACCTTATGCTCTCTGGgggcc
This is a stretch of genomic DNA from Mustela lutreola isolate mMusLut2 chromosome 12, mMusLut2.pri, whole genome shotgun sequence. It encodes these proteins:
- the LOC131812041 gene encoding putative polyketide hydroxylase, which codes for MDARGRRAGSRGPTEGTPGRRAASTSAPRVAPPPPAGLGRRSRRGKAGRGPRGEGGPGDLPGEKAGRGTPGGRRRAGGTSRGGPGDPNGGEGGPGDPSRGMWAREEGRGSPVGEMGWDTPLEEEVVCGTCQPAIPTRILDSPDSQPPEEDRTQGSQECAGTGSSVEVLPALEPKRSPAWPAAHPQQMTLDHSSAVPATGP